One Bombus pyrosoma isolate SC7728 linkage group LG9, ASM1482585v1, whole genome shotgun sequence genomic window carries:
- the LOC122570513 gene encoding nicotinamide riboside kinase 1, producing the protein MSSKKWFVLGISGATCSGKTSLTNRLHNELKNSVVIYQDNYFLPKNDPRHVKIDELNHLNWEVITSMDMNKMRSDVLQLIKSSSTENSSSETVNKNILILDGFLLFKCKVISDLCDRKYFITLTKEECWERRKGRVYDPPDVPGYFEKIVWPEYLKHRDELMKDNDFCKTITFIDGLESKEEIFQLVFTEIKKLLS; encoded by the coding sequence ATGTCTTCAAAGAAATGGTTTGTGCTTGGTATTTCGGGCGCAACATGCAGTGGAAAGACTTCTTTAACTAATCGACTTCATAATgagttaaaaaattcagtAGTGATATACCAAGACAACTATTTCTTACCGAAAAATGATCCACGTCATGTAAAAATTGATGAACTTAATCATTTAAACTGGGAAGTAATAACCAGTATGGATATGAACAAAATGCGTTCGGATGTTTTACAATTGATCAAATCGTCATCTACAGAAAATAGTTCTTCCGAAacagttaataaaaatatattaatattagatgggtttttacttttcaaatGCAAGGTTATTTCAGATTTATGtgatcgtaaatatttcataacattaacaaaagaagaatgttgggaaagaaggaaaggaagagtATACGATCCACCAGATGTTCCTGgctatttcgaaaaaattgtttggCCAGAATATTTAAAGCATAGAGACGAATTAATGAAGGACAATGATTTTTGTAAGACAATAACATTCATTGATGGATTGGaaagtaaagaagaaatatttcaactggTTTTtacggaaataaaaaaattattatcataa
- the LOC122570515 gene encoding dolichol-phosphate mannose synthase subunit 2 yields MFNSDRKTGKVILILTSSLFLYYTIWIIGLPFIDDNRIRSFFGSHNIALIIPAVSGLCFIGGLVLFTIYHVKPYFSSNKSSKLHDS; encoded by the coding sequence atgtttaataGCGATCGTAAAACGGGTAaagtgatattaattttaacttcctctttatttctctattaCACTATATGGATTATTGGTTTACCATTCATCGATGATAATAGAATACGATCGTTTTTTGGTTCTCACAATATTGCATTAATAATTCCTGCAGTGTCTGGCTTATGCTTCATTGGTGGATTAGTATTGTTTACTATTTATCACGTTAAACCATATTTTTCGAGTAATAAATCAAGTAAACTTCATGATTCgtaa
- the LOC122570514 gene encoding active regulator of SIRT1-like: MSNSLVRKGLELLGYEKSVKQEKKKRKHVKYKGSLDLIPPKHRIFSKNDKTDLGTILGRSSKVTVYETKKKLAAKVDPTDENVQRLLLLSTNRIDPNTTNKLLSRALRKRYIPKEKKPKEPEATAFTEEDFKKFEKEYVDQ, encoded by the exons atgtcaaattcgCTTGTACGAAAAGGACTTGAATTGTTGGGTTACGAAAAAAGTGTAAAGCAAg aaaaaaagaaaagaaaacacgtaaaatataaaggTTCGCTGGATCTGATCCCTCCAAAACACaggatattttctaaaaacgataaaacag atctCGGAACAATCCTTGGTCGATCAAGCAAAGTAACTGTTTacgaaactaaaaaaaaattagctGCAAAAGTAGATCCTACAGATGAAAATGTACAGAGGCTTTTATTGCTTAGCACTAATCGTATTGATCCAAATACAACAAATAAG ttATTAAGCAGAGCTCTGAGAAAGAGATATATtccaaaggaaaagaaaccTAAGGAACCTGAAGCCACTGCATTTACTGAAGaagattttaagaaatttgaaaaagaatacgTGGATCagtaa
- the LOC122571175 gene encoding dynein regulatory complex protein 11, producing the protein MSSMIYNELWKIAQTDMEELLQIDTNLQNAKSQKDRKKAHNTVSELYVRYILICNKLELCYDQIIQPQKRILIKQLLVSCLGRILELKHELVEIDLSEYSYFDDILIKLSVTPQEVEIQIPRYFRRECLQEIEGKRKYIESILKGIGALDEVAPPKNMTESEAIRLIQAHERARQGRLRFQFMKEICQIKNKSAIKADAKIKESCEKTAVIKIQKVWRGYVTRCKIRKRRLEEMLLIGMLQPSQEITENARQAEKVKEERYKKQVKYQELYENLVVEAKERIRKEKSAIIEENIRSEVRNWVNTYFEQTGKIPDLPSAESGGSRIIFSRQGTESTISKSTAVSSKESKKSKKSKSKKDSDVEQSEEETEQGFKSVPSNFLSELVHANQEYQEAWKNKDEAVNMAQLPYLDMIENKTIKEVENEVRITVDQALRDDIEALQYALDRDRGLKGKRVKKTQKRIRRSGKKNKKRKEKDLTPDRTTESLFEELLTQGIIKLHKEIPLCNFKGEKSFINYNLREKRKDPLPALGDIRQLIAEYCILPLGNNTLRELTPLIRSVLIAGPHGSGKKMLVNAICTELGATLFDITPANIAGKYPGKSGLIMLMHLILKVSRLLQPSVIFMEGAEKPFVKKVSKTDKTDPKRLKKDLPKLVKSITNEDRVILIGTSSSPWDGDQKLLYQTYDKIIYIPRPDYGSMSLIWKDLIYKHPGINRQFDTSVIAKICDGFTIGTVFASINEVMTTKRIVQLRTHPLTHGELINALSSKDPVFREEEDTFLAWLSKIPISRKKQRALELELQKLEEESEKQQRKGKNFHK; encoded by the exons ATGTCAAGTATGATATATAACGAGCTTTGGAAAATCGCACAGACTGATATGGAGGAACTCCTTCAAATTGATACAAATTTGCAAAACGCTAAGTCGCAAAAGGATCGTAAAAAAGCTCACAATACGGTTTCGGAATTATACGTAAGATATATTCTTATCtgtaataaattagaattgtGTTACGATCAAATAATTCAACCGCaaaaacgaatattaataaaacaattgttAGTCTCATGCCTTGgtagaattttagaattaaaacaTGAATTAGTCGAAATAGATCTTTCAGAGTATAGTTATttcgatgatattttaataaaattaagcgTTACTCCGCAAGAagttgaaattcaaattccgAGATATTTTAGACGTGAATGTTTACAAGAGATCGAAGGAAAACGGAAATATATAGAGAGTATTTTAAAAGGTATAGGTGCTTTGGATGAAGTAGCTCCACCAAAAAATATGACTGAATCCGAAGCAATAAGACTTATACAG GCTCACGAACGCGCTAGACAAGGCCGATTAAGATTtcaatttatgaaagaaatttgtcaaataaagaataaatctGCGATTAAAGCAGAtgcaaagataaaagaatcgtGCGAAAAGACggctgtaataaaaattcaaaaagttTGGAGAGGATACGTGACTAGATGCAAGATTCGAAAACGACGTCTCgaagaaatgttattaattg gTATGCTTCAACCGAGTCAAGAAATTACGGAAAATGCTAGGCAGGCTGAGAAAGTTAAAGAAGAGAGATATAAAAAACAAGTTAAATATCAAGAGTTATACGAAAATTTGGTGGTCGAAGCTAAAGAAAGAATTCGTAAAGAAAAAAGCGCcataatagaagaaaatataaggaGTGAAGTCAGAAACTGGGTAAACACTTATTTTGAACAGACAGGAAAAATTCCAGACTTGCCATCTGCTGAGAGTGGAGGATCTAGAATCATATTTAGCAGACAG GGAACTGAGAGCACTATAAGTAAATCAACAGCAGTATCATCAAAGGAATCCAAGAAAtctaaaaaatcaaaatcgaAGAAGGATAGTGATGTTGAACAATCAGAAGAGGAAACTGAGCAAGGTTTCAAGTCAGTTCCTTCCAACTTTTTGTCAGAGTTGGTACATGCTAATCAAGAATATCAAGAAGCATGGAAGAATAAAGATGAAGCTGTAAATATGGCACAGTTACCATATTTAGAcatgatagaaaataaaacaatcaaGGAAGTAGAAAATGAAGTACGCATTACAGTTGACCAAGCACTTAGAG ATGACATAGAAGCATTACAATATGCATTGGACAGAGATAGAGGTCTTAAAGGCAAACGTGTTAAAAAAACTCAAAAAAGAATTCGCCGCagtggaaaaaaaaataaaaagaggaaagaaaaggatttGACACCTGATAGAACAACAGAATCTTTATTTGAAGAACTATTAACACAGGGAATTATTAAGTTACATAAAGAAATTCCACTTTGTAATTTCAAAGGGGAAAAgtctttcataaattataatttaagagaaaaaagaaaggatccTTTGCCAGCACTTG GAGACATAAGACAGTTGATAGCTGAATATTGTATACTTCCCTTGGGAAACAATACTCTTAGAGAACTTACACCACTAATAAGGTCAGTGTTAATAGCTGGTCCACATGGCAGTGGCAAAAAAATGTTAGTAAATGCAATTTGCACAGAACTTGGAGCCactttatttgatattacacCAGCTAACATTGCTGGGAAATATCCTGGCAAATCAGGATTAATTATGCTTAtgcatttaatattaaag GTATCACGTTTACTTCAACCATCAGTGATATTCATGGAAGGAGCAGAGAAGCCGTTTGTTAAAAAAGTGTCAAAGACAGATAAAACTGATCCAAAACGTCTAAAAAAAGATCTTCCTAAGTTAGTAAAAAGTATTACAAATGAAGATAGAGTGATTCTTATTGGAACTTCAAGTTCACCATGGGATGGAGATCAGAAACTCTTATATCAAacatatgataaaattatatatattcccAGACCAGATTATGGATCTATGTCTCTCATATGGaaagatttaatatataaa caTCCTGGAATTAATAGGCAATTCGACACATCTGTAATAGCTAAAATTTGCGATGGTTTTACTATTGGCACGGTATTTGCGTCTATTAATGAG GTAATGACTACAAAGCGAATAGTGCAACTAAGAACTCATCCATTGACACATGGGGAATTAATAAACGCGTTAAGTTCGAAGGATCCTGTTTTTCGCGAAGAAGAAGACACGTTTTTGG CATGGCTTTCAAAAATACCTATAAGTCGTAAAAAACAACGAGCACTTGAGCTTGAGCTTCAGAAGttggaagaagaaagtgaaaaacagcaaaggaaaggaaaaaattttcataaataa
- the LOC122570512 gene encoding COP9 signalosome complex subunit 3: MASALEQFVNNVRTLSKQGNFRELSEIITKSTDVLIKNGQHLDNVLETLNLQEHSLGILAVLCVKFSLPNPSGANNADAYKPLFNQVQEFIIGCNGEQVRFASDIYAELCHLFTQTLVELQIPLRGIELLCRAIRKIQLFDSQLTSIHADLCQLCLLSKCFKPALEFLDIDITGISQEEGQFDSKYFLLYYYYGGMIYTALKNYDRALYFFEVCVTTPAMAVSYIMLEAYKKYILVSLILHGKVLNLPRYTSQVVNRYMKPLGQQYQELATAYQMNSCEEVQNIITKYQQLFTRDHNMGLVKQVLSYLYKKNIQRLTKTFLTLSLSDVASRVQLSGPADAEKYILNMIEDGEIFATINQKDGMVVFHDDPEKYNSPQMLAKLEKEMAACMELDKRVLEMEEEVVLTPQYVRKACGQNDQDDQTPGPAPTNVTNAQGQSKHSTYSM, from the exons ATGGCGTCGGCATTGGagcaatttgtaaataatgtgCGGACGCTCTCAAAACAAG GTAATTTTAGAGAGCTGTCAGAAATAATAACTAAAAGCAcagatgttctaataaaaaatggaCAACATTTAGATAATGTTTTGGAAACCCTAAATCTGCAGGAACATTCATTAGGTATTTTGGCAGTATTATGTGTGAAATTTTCACTGCCTAATCCTAGTGGTGCAAACAATGCTGATGCTTATAAACCACTATTTAATCAGGTTCAGGAATTTATCATTGGTTGTAATGGAGAACAAGTTAGATTTGCTTCTGATATAT ATGCAGAATTATGCCATTTATTTACTCAAACATTAGTTGAACTGCAAATACCATTGCGTGGTATTGAACTATTGTGCCGTGCAATACGTAAAATACAACTATTTGATAGCCAGCTTACTTCAATACATGCTGATCTTTGTCAACTATGTCTTCTCTCTAAATGTTTCAAACCAGCACTTGAATTTCTTGATATAGATATTACTGGTATCAGCCAAGAAGAAGGACAATTTGATTcaaaatactttttactttattattattatggtGGTATGATATATACAGCATTAAAGAATTATGATAGAGCATTGTACTTTTTTGAAGTGTGTGTAACCACACCTGCCATGGCAGTTAGTTACATTATGTTAGAAGCCtacaagaaatatattctggtttctttaattttgcaTGGGAAAGTTTTGAATCTACCTAGGTATACGAGTCAAGTAGTTAATAGGTACATGAAACCACTGGGTCAACAGTATCAAGAATTGGCTACAGCTTATCAAATGAATAGTTGTGAAGAGGTGCAGAATATTATTACCAAATATCAACAACTGTTTACAAGAGACCATAATATGGGACTGGTGAAACAAGTGCTCAGctatttatacaaaaagaaCATACAAAGATTGACAAAAACTTTTTTGACTCTTAGCTTAAGTGATGTGGCTAGTAGAGTTCAATTATCTGGACCTGCTGatgcagaaaaatatatattaaacatg ATAGAAGACGGTGAAATTTTTGCAACAATCAATCAAAAAGATGGTATGGTAGTGTTTCATGATGATCCAGAGAAGTACAATTCACCACAGATGTTGGCAAAATTAGAGAAAGAAATGGCAGCATGTATGGAATTGGACAAACGAGTTCttgaaatggaagaagaagttGTTCTTACACCGCAATATGTTCGAAAAGCTTGTGGACAAAATGATCAAGATGATCAAACACCTGGACCTGCTCCAACAAATGTAACAAATGCGCAAGGCCAATCTAAACATAGCACCTATTCCATGTAA
- the LOC122570511 gene encoding vam6/Vps39-like protein, which produces MHDAYEETLILNISVQIESMAAYDDNLLIGTREGHLLMYNVPSVLDDNHKLELLRHSKNFNKKRITQIDVVPEYNLLIILTDNIVCIHDLNSPNFQQLYQLQKTRGATLFALDIKPNQIVNGENQTVVHLCVAVKRKLQLYNSRGKKFETFNGFELTVPDIPRELCWCGETLILGFRGLSYATLNLNGKTKELFPTGKSPEPSVTKLSDNSFVLGKDSQSFVMDTRGELIQHNPVKWSDTPSALAWDDPYLLGIVHDRLEVYTIEGCLHIQTIKDLNKARLIYRCKQGKVFVASISHVWCVRAVDVTHQIRTLLEQTQFQLAIKLTSLSDITEEEKHKQIYKIQTLYAHHLFRNKRFQEAMDQFLKIGTDPYEVIMLFPDLVTPSSSNPEVSDPTLPKLQDHDLEKGLRALIIFLTEVRYKLMGGNVKSKDKDNNEEKSVVNGKKNMTAVATEQLLKIIDTTLLKCYLQTTDALVAPLLRLNHCHLAEAEKTLLMHQKYPELIILYQTKGQHRKALELLEKHAKENDSSLKGTARTIQYLQQLGKDHMDLILKFAGWVLNEDPEQGLRIFMEDMQQVELLPRPKVLDYLLCHHKDLVITYLEYVVHVWEDTNPLFHNVLIHQYKEKCLACMSENATPAEKQTAQHIRQKLQQFLEKSTHYTPETILVHFPFDNLFEERAIILGRLGRHQQAISIYISLLNDIAKATEYCYNVYTRYQNQEIVDKQKQSDGADEVYVMLIQQLLKPDDKGVLITGCIPEMQRTAEPDLEMALELLEKHASKINPLKALELLPDTVPIGRIKYFLEVSLQEKLNTARRIQVLKGLLYAELLQVQEQRMHYESQSVLMTEFNICPVCKKRFGNQSAFARYPNGDIVHYSCQDRKA; this is translated from the exons ATGCACGACGCTTACGAAGAaacgttaatattaaatatttctgttcaAATAGAATCTATGGCTGCGTACG ATGACAATTTACTGATTGGAACAAGAGAGGGTCATCTTCTTATGTATAATGTACCATCTGTATTAGATGACAATCACAAATTAGAATTGTTACGTCATAGTAAAAACTTCAATAAAAAGCGTATCACTCAGATAGATGTTGTACCAGAATATAACTTGCTTATAATTTTAACAG ATAATATAGTATGTATTCATGATTTGAACTCTCCAAACTTTCAACAACTTTATCAATTACAAAAGACTCGTGGTGCCACATTATTTGCTTTAGATATAAAACCAAATCAAATTGTAAATGGTGAAAATCAAACAGTTGTGCACTTATGTGTTGCTGTGAAACGTAAgctacaattatataattcaagaGGAAAAAAATTTGAGACATTTAATGGTTTTGAATTAACTGTGCCAGATATTCCACGTGAATTATGTTG GTGTGGTGAAACATTAATTTTGGGTTTTCGTGGATTATCATACGCAACGTtgaatttaaatggaaaaaccAAAGAATTATTTCCAACTGGAAAATCTCCTGAACCAAGTGTTACAAAATTGTCTGATAATTCCTTTGTACTAGGAAAAGACTCTCAATCATTTGTTATGGATACCAGAGGAGAACTGATTCAACATAATCCAGTAAAATGGTCAGATACACCAAGTGCATtag cTTGGGATGATCCTTATTTACTTGGAATTGTTCATGACAGATTAGAAGTATATACTATAGAGGGTTGTCTGCATATTCAAACAATAAAAGATCTAAACAAAGCTAGGCTTATATACAGATGCAAACAAGGGAAAGTTTTTGTAGCATCAATTAGTCATGTTTGGTGTGTGAGAGCAGTTGATGTAACACATCAAATTAGAACATTACTAGAACAAACTCAGTTTCAGTTAGCAATAAAATTAACT aGCTTATCCGATataacagaagaagaaaaacataaacaaatatataaaattcaaacacTGTATGCCCATCATCTGTTTCGTAACAAAAGATTTCAAGAAGCAATGGATCAGTTCTTAAAAATAGGAACAGATCCTTATGAAGTGATAATGTTATTTCCTGATTTAGTTACACCATCTAGCAGTAATCCTGAAGTCAGTGATCCAACTTTGCCTAAGCTCCAAGACCATGATTTAGAAAAAGGTCTGCGtgcattaataatttttcttactgAAGTTAGATATAAGTTAATGGGTGGTAATGTAAAATCCAAGGATAAGGATAACAATGAGGAAAAATCTGTAgtgaatggaaaaaagaatatgaCAGCAGTAGCTACAGAACAATTATTAAAGATTATAGACACAACTCTGTTAAAATGTTATCTACAG ACTACTGACGCATTGGTAGCACCATTGCTCAGATTAAATCATTGTCATTTAGCAGAAGCTGAAAAAACTTTGTTAATGCATCAAAAATATCCTgaacttattatattatatcagaCCAAGGGACAACATAGAAAAGCATTGGAGCTTCTGGAAAAGCATGCAAAAGAGAATGATTCTAGTCTAAAGGGCACTGCAAGAACGATACAATATTTGCAACAACTTGGTAAAGATCATATGGatttaattttgaagtttGCTGGTTGGGTTTTGAATGAAGATCCAGAACAAGGACTTCGAATTTTCATGGAAGATATGCAG CAAGTTGAACTATTACCAAGACCAAAGGTATTGGACTATCTTCTATGTCATCACAAAGATTTAGTGATAACATATTTAGAATATGTAGTACATGTTTGGGAAGATACTAATCCCTTGTTCCATAATGTTTTAATACAtcaatacaaagaaaaatgtttagcGTGTATGAGTGAAAATGCTACACCAGCCGAAAAACAAACAGCCCAACATATAAGACAAAAATTGCAACAgtttttagaaaaatctaCGCATTATACTCCTGAAACGATATTAGTACATTTTCCATTTGATAATTTGTTCGAGGAGCGTGCAATTATTCTTGGAAGACTTGGACGTCATCAGCAAgctatttcaatatatattagtCTTCTTAATGATATAGCAAAAGCAACTGAGtattgttataacgtatatactAGATATCAAA atCAAGAAATTGTAGATAAACAAAAACAATCCGATGGAGCTGATGAAGTCTATGTAATGCTTATTCAACAATTGTTGAAACCCGACGATAAAGGAGTTTTAATCACAG GATGTATCCCAGAAATGCAAAGAACAGCAGAGCCCGATTTGGAAATGGCACTTGAGCTGCTTGAGAAGCATGCATCAAAGATAAATCCACTAAAGGCATTAGAGCTTTTGCCTGATACAGTTCCTATAGGTAGAATTAAGTACTTTTTAGAAGTCAGTTTGCAGGAAAAGTTAAACACTGCAAGAAGGATACAAGTATTAAAAGGATTACTTTACGCTGAACTCTTGCAAGTACAAGAGCAGCGTATGCATTATGAATCACAGAGCGTTCTTATGACGGAATTCAATATATGTCCAGTGTGTAAAAAGAGATTCGGCAATCAGAG tgCGTTTGCGAGGTATCCGAATGGCGATATTGTACATTATTCGTGTCAAGATCGTAAGGCATAA